AccaggaagaagaagaaacaggatATTCTCATGCAGATTGAATAAGCCATCCATCGTTCACTGTAATGTAACGCCACACGCTTGGCCATCCTTTGATGACAAGCTAAACCCAATTTCACAGTTCCTGTAAAAGCCACACAGCATGAAGCACTGTCTAACACCCCTCAGCTAGTTCATATTTGGTTTAAGCATTTTAACACAGTAGTGGCAGACTTTATGCCAGGTTAGGCATTACCCATccatttcactttcattttacCCTAGATCACAGATTATCCTTCTGTCTGGGTCTGCCATAAAACACATATCATGAGCTTCAGCTAAACCCGCTACCTGGTGTGAACTGGACCTGTCTTTCTGGGTATGCACAGATCTGGTTAAGGCTGGCACAGCCACTGCCTATCAAGTGTGTGTGCATATAGCCTGTGATATATCCTAACACATAGActcatagaagcatagaatagtTCAAAGGAATAGTTCAATAGCTTGGAAACAGTTTGGAAATATAGTTCAAtagtttggaaaggaccttaagatcatttagttccaaccccctgccgtgggcagggacacctcaccctagaccatgtcgcccaacgcgctgtccaacctggccttgaacactgccatgaAAACATCATCTTGTTTTAGTCTGGGCTACCACAAGACCCCAGGACTACCTCTGTTCtctgataaaatgaaaatggcCACTGTAAGGAGATGAAGAGGGTTTGGTGTGAGGGAATGGGAAATTAGATCAAGAGGTTCAGGAGGTTGGAAAGAGGCAGAttcaggggagagaaaatgggCAGACAGGGAAAGCACTTATGAAAAGAGTCACAGGAAGCTGAAAAGGATGGGAGGGAGTGTGGGGGAATAACCAAGAGCTGAAAGCAGCTGGGAATTGGGGAGTATGTCCTCGCATGGTCATGTCTGCTGACATGCCTGCTCTTGCCTCTTTTTAACCAAGTGGTGGACCCATCCACTACATCCTTCCTCCAGTCGATGTGCTTGCAGATGTGTAGTCTGTGGCACTGTGCACCCTTGCAAACATCCTTGCAAACACCACATACACAAATCCAGATCTGACGCTGCCGCGAATTACTGCGCAGCTGTGttcctcatccatccccagcagctcccatactcaccagcagcacagctcacctGGCCCACGGCACCATCTTGCTCGCCAGCTTGTGGCTGATGCAGAACCCAGCTCCTCCCGTGGCAAACCAGAAACGCACAGATTTctggagagaaacagcaaagaaaatcaatGGTAGAGGCTCAGACGATACTGTGCTCCCTGAGATGGGAATGCTGCAAACCCAGCTTTGATGCCAGGACAAAACCAGCCTTATTGTCACCCCAAACCCTTGACTGCTGCCCAGAAGAGGGACTTGCCAGCAGTACTGCATGGATTTTGACCTTCTCATATTTGGAGCCGCCAAgttcctgctggcagcagcaggtgggctgcccagggcaggctTATCTCCTGGCAGACAGGTACCCAACGGCACAGCAGTGACGTGGGACTCTTCCCCGAGGTAGATCAGATTGAGTCAATACCTACAACCATGTTCAGACAAGACTGGTGAGTTTTCAGCTCttgcctgctgctcctgggacCTGTCTCTCTCTAGGGCATATCTACAGCCAAGGAACCAGAGCACTAAAACCAACCCATTGCCCCCTGCACCACCACCAGGGGTTGTACCGTCTGGTTGTTTGGCAGCATCTCAGAGGCCCAAATGGGTCGGTTCAGGCTGGGTTTCCCCAGGTAAACGTCCCACGTTGCAGAGTAGGAGGACAAGAGCTTCAGGAGAGCCTGAGGGTTCAAGTAGTTGTCATCATCCAAATGGCAAAACCAGCTGAGGGGAGGCaggaacaaagacaaaagaggTGTGATGAGAGGTTTGAGGTAAGGAGGGTGCCTCTTTCTCTCAGGAGACCCCCGCATCAGCCCTGCCTCACCTCCGTCCACTGGCCAGAAATGCATCAAACTCAGCAGCCATCTTGCAGGAGAGGGCTGGGTGGctgtgctcagcagagcagttgGTGAAGATTGCATGGTCACCTGCCAGGAGAGAGAAAGCTGTGGCCAGCCCCTTCACATGGTCATAGGGAGGATCtctgggcaggagggaaggggctTTGTTCAAAGCCAACCTTCTCATAGCCCCCCAAACAGGCAACCGAGCGACATGggctccatccttccctctaCCAGGAGATGAAACCTGGGGAAAGCCAAGCATCTTGGCCAAGACTAGGACACCCACCAACTACACTTCCACCCTGCCCACTGCTAACCAAGATTTGGGAACTAAAGGGCTCTCTCATGGGCTGTTTCCACCCATGGATACTTTAAGGCAGTTGGGATGCCTGCCCTGGGGTATGCCAACTAAACCAAACCATCACTGCTGCAGCTTGGGGTCCTCCCGCAGGACACAGAAAGGGGCGTGCTTCAGAAGGCAGCACTTGCATGAGACAGCCAGCCTTCATGCTGGACCCCATCCCAAGGCTGTGCCAGTTCAGAGGCTGAAGGTGGAGGGAGGTGGTGTTATAGGACAGGTCATTACCCATTCTCCTTTTCAGGGCATCATCTTCTTCATCGGTGAAGATGTAAGTCTGGGGAAACAAAAACAGGAGGTTAGTCTCAGGGCTGGAGCTGATGCTGCTCCTGGCCACCCACCCCATTTTCCCACAGGTCGACATGCTCACCATGGCCACCCCActccatcctctgctgctgtgcagttgAACAGAGGGATGGCTACGCTTCCCCTTCCCACATGGCACAATAGTCAGCACTTGTGTGGCTTCATTTCCTTCCACCCCACACTCCCCAGCCACCTTGGGGACAGAGAGAAGGGGACCTATGACGCCAAGTGAGGGGGGTGAGGTCTTAGGTGTCAGTGGTAGAAAAGCTAAAGCACTGTGGCTGAATGATGCTCGGGTTAAAAGGAGAACATCTGCTTGTGTGTTAAGTGTGCACAGCCCCCTGCCgcttcccacctcctcctcctcttcctccacccCCAGGCCTCTCTAATCCCCCTCGCTGCCATTATGTGGCACATCTCCCCCTCTTCAGGGCCTGGTGGGGATCGGGGCTGgtgaagaaaagctttcctcAGGCAGAAAATGAGCTTTCACTAAATCAAAAAGGAGTCGCGAGCCATAAACAGTCGCTCCACCAGCTGCCCACAGGCTGGTTAAACACAGCGCCTGGACAAGGACAAAGGGTACAAGGCAGCCtgacagcagctccaggagcaTCACTGCTCCCAAAGGCTCTGACGAGGAGAACAGTCTCTACGTCTCCCCACACACAGCCAGCATTTGGGAGATACAGCCCCATCAGGACTATGCGGCAAGAGAAATGTTCTACACATGAAAAGAAGGCAATGACAGACCCTCAAAGACCTCCTGGATCgagcagggacagcaggatGGTTTCATGATCTCAAACGTACGTGCTACGCTGTCTTGGCAAATTACCCTCCAACACTTGAGCTGCAGCAACAGGTCACACACACATTCCTACCGCACTCCACCGGTAAAGTCTTTTAGTTATAACCACTTTAAAGGTGATCACAGGACAAGAAACAATTAGCTAAGTCTCAGGTAAAGCAGTCACCCTGGGTCAGGGGACTGTATCACAACCTTCAGGCAAGGCAGGGATTGTCAGTAGCACGGCATTTCCCCCGCCAGCACGTCAGAGCCAGAAATTTCCACTATGACAAATATTTAATCTtaagaaaaaaccaacatcTTGAAACCGTTGaaattttctgacattttcaaaaaaaaaccccagaaatatTGTTGCTGGAAATGACTTGTTTACAGATATAAATCTGACTAGAAATCATGTGTCTAATAAACATTATATCTGATTGACTTAAAATAGGAATCTGCATCTTTTCCCAGATTTTCTACTTGTGAAAATATTCTGAGGTTCCCACTTTTCCTCTTGATGCAGGGTGGCAAATAAATTTTTGGAGACACCCAACATGTTTGTGCGGGAACCCGAGGATGAATGAACATTGCCACCACGAGGAACACCAGACTGCCCAAAATAACTGGTAAAAGTGGGCTATGAATGTGAGGACTAGGCAAACTGATTCCTCTGGCTCTCCCAAACTCTGATGTCCATGGCATACCTGGCTACAGCACTCCAGAGATGCAGGAGTGTGTTCCCTGGCTCTGTCCTGAAGGAGATCACAATAGCACAAGCAGCTGCTCGCATCCTCATCTCTCCATCCCTCACACCCCTGAGAATGGGCAACCCGCAGCTGCTGCAAGCATCCAAGTGACCACTGCCATGTGTCCCTCAACAAAGCTACACATGAtggctgggatggaggagaCAGGTCTTTCTCAAGGAGACACCAGCCACTGTTGTCCTTACTAATGGAGTCTGGAAGAGATTCAGAAGGTCTCTCTGGCCTTGCCGGACCTGTTCTCCCTGCTAGGCACATGCGTGCAGAGGAATACCTGGTGTCACTTGTGCCTCTGCAGGCAAATGGAGTAGACAGAAGCAGCCTCCCCATCATATCCACCCTCCTGTTCTCCGCCACCCATCTATGGGGTCATGCAGGATCTCCCACTGTGGTGCCTCAGTGCATTGAGACTGGGCCAGGATGCTACTGTGGGGCAGTCGATCTGGGCCTGAGGAGAGATACAGCATGGAAAGCATCCTTCCATTCTGGAGTGGAGAAGATGGCTAGGTGGGAAAAGATGTCTGCTGGATGGCAGTGCAAGCAGTGACATGGAGCCACTAGTGTCAAACAGCTTTTTGTGGCAGCTCTCCATGAACATAAGAGCCCATGCAATGGATAAATATGAGACTTTGAGACCTCCTCACCTGGGAAAGTAGCCTAGCAAGGAGAAAGTAGCAAAAGGGAATAAAGATGTGGAATTTGACAAGTCAAGCCACGTTCATCTCCCAAGATCTCACAGTATCCCTTCTCTGGGAAGAAACTCCCTCCAAAATGCGAACACCTCAGCAGGGTTATTGTTGTGTCCTGCCCAGAGAACAGATTCAACAGCTGCAGTGTGttcacaaaactgaaatgtgaaagCCAGTTCAGGATGGGCCACTCAAAGGTTTCATTTCAATTGTTTGGATGTCTGGGTTTCTGAAAGGAAGGGAAGTTCTAAAATTAGTTTACATTGGCCAACAAAATGCCATTTCAGACCAGAAATCTAGACTTATTTACTGGGGCCAAGAACGTAAGCCACTCCGAGATGCCTAAACAAGCCTAAACAACTACCAAAAACAACATCTCTGTTTAGATGAAACCTTTGCTGAGGGCCTTTCACTGAAATGACTTCCACATCAAGCCCCAATGCAAAGTTTGTCGTGGATCCATTCTCAAGAGGCAGAGCATGGTCCGGAGAAGAGAGCCCACCTTGCAattccccttccccatctcccaCCAGCTGCATATCTTCTgtttaaacagtgcagtttcaGGGAGAATGTCTCTTTTACTGTCTACCCTGACAGAGTCCAACATAGAGGACTTTTAATTTGGCTTCCATACAATCTATCCTAACCATAAAACCCACATCTGTTCCTGCCTCCTGTTACAGCCACCTATGCCTGACCTGTGAGGTCTGGGTTGCTTCCTCCGGGAGGACATCATGCAGGTAATCAGCTCTAAAACTAGGCTTAGCATCACCAGCATGGCcacctgcagagaaggacttacTGGATCGGTCTCCAGCCATGAGTAAGGGCGAGTGAGACAGCAAGATGGTGGGTCAGCCCTAGGAGGAGGCAGTCTCTGCATATCAGGGCTTCTGAGACCTGGATCTCTCCAAGACTGGCACTTAAAGCCTATACCTCTCCATAATGACTCAATAATAGGAAATCTGGTGATCTGTCCCTGGTCCCACAACAACTAAATGTCCTTCGCAAATGGAAAATGGTCTTTTTTTGCAAAGTGAGGTTTCTATATTGTCaatttttcaaaactaaaaaccctccagcagcagtataattaataaaataaaaaggcttttaaCTTTCATGTACTTCTCTTTACCCCCCTTCCTGCCCCCATTCCCCCGCCCTCATGCCATTtagtgaaaaagcagaagaaaaacatggaaaattgAGGAGGGGTGACGAAATCACTGAGCTTGCAACCAAAATTGATAACAGCgtaaaaacactttaaaatgacTGATGCTCCCACTCTACCCTTCCTTCCTATTCTCCTGCTCAGTGTGTGAAGCTTTCCTAGAGGCTGCCAACAGCACGGAAAATTCAACACCTCTCCTCAGGTTTGGACGTTGTTTGCCAAACAGAGAGGGTCAGATGACTCTCGGGAGCTAGTATTTAACTCCTGTCATATGCAGAATGGCCAGATGCCTGTTTGTCAAATGCACAAGGAGGGAAAGGTGAGCTTCTCCTTAGAAACCCACTCCAAAATCCCCGGTTACAATATCTTCATGCCAGTGCAGCCAGtgtggttgggtttggtttctccaaagagctgctgagctgaggTCAGGCAGAGAGGAGAACCACAtctggaggaggaagcagggcATCACGGATGCCGAGAAGGACATGCAGACAGGAGAGGAAGCGTGCTCAAAATAGGACATGGCTTCCTGTGATGACTGCATCAGACCAGACAGTTGCAGCACCACGAAGTGGAAAACCACCCTTACCCAGAAAACCCTGCATTGCTTCAAGCGCTCTCCTACCCCATACCTCCACCCCCGTCCCCCTTCCTCGCTGAGGCCTGAATTTGCCTTCTAGGTGCCTATCACACACAGGCAGAGGCAAGAAAACACAGCCTTTGGGGGCAGCCAcaggatttcttctttcttgaggagcagctctgtgagggagggagagaagtgACTGGGCTCTGGGGAGTACTTCTGCCCACCAGTAAGCCAGTATGCACAGAACCACCAACGTGGTGCCCCACGTCAGTTCCTCTAACAGGAAGGAAACTCTGTGAACTGTGCTTTAGCAAAGGGTGGAAACATCAGACCCCGcttaaaaaagaatcaaataaatgaaaaaaatcaaatgcacaCCCACATCACTTCGAGATGATGCACGTGAGGGGATCTGCCCAAGAAAGCTAGGCATGGCTTGTGCTGGTGTGCTGGGGAGTTGAACAGGGCTGCAAGCACTCCTCCTGCACTCCAGGAGGTCCTCCAGGTCCTCCTGCCTCACTCTCCTGCCCGCTGCATCACACCATCCAGGGGCAAAGGGTGCCCACACGCAATGTGGGCATCCTGATGGAGAGCCAGGGGACCCACTCAGCTCAAAACCCTGCTAACTCGTGGCACTAGGAGGCAGAAAACCACCATTTCATACAGAGCCAGAACACTCTGTACTCGCAGCCTAGTGTGGCCCAGGAAGTCTGAGGCCTTCTGTGTTACTAGTTAAAAAAGGGAATTTAAGCCCCTTCCACCTCAAGCTGAAAGCGTCAGGCTTAGGTTAGGGGTGATGCCTGCTAAGAGCACTTGTCCTCCCAGCCTTCATGGGAAGAGCCCACACAAGCTCTTCATCCTCTCTGCCATGAAGTAGCTACCACGGCAGAAAGGTAGCTGGTAACATCCCCCTTTCAAGgtgaacagaagaaagaattagGGAAAACTAGGCAAAGTACTGCAATGCTCAGTCTCCTCTTCCTTTGGCCTTTATCCCCCCTGACAACCTGTCCCTGCCCCATTACCAAACACCTCCTCTCTAGTCCGAACTCACACACTCACCTGCTCTCTGGCACGGGAGATCCATGTGTCCAGGAGCAGCTCCATCCTGCTTTGGTGAAATCTCTTGGTTGTCTTCACAGCTATGAAGATATCCTCAAGAGTCAGGCTTCCCTCAGTCCTGTATTCCTCCAGCGGATGGACTTGTGGGTCCTTCTGCCccctgccacctcctccctctGGGCTCACTTTGCTCCATTGTTCTGGCTTCTGCGACATCCCCTCCCTGAGCCCTGGGTACCGAGCTGTGTCCTGAGCCCCACGGTGCCGCATGGAGAGGAGAGCCACGCTGACGAGGAAGACTGCAGCTCCAGAGAGACCATGGATGAGCCGACGGCCCATGCCTCCCAATTTATTCCCTTCACAGCCAGTATCTTATTGAACTAAGACAACCACTGCGGGTACCTCCATGTGAAGCCGTCCACTCTTCTTGAAGCCTCCAAAGGGGCAGAACCAGTCAAGAGCAAGGTCTGAATAGGATGTGGCCAAGGAATAGGGTGCGTGAAGACCAGAAAGCCAAAGAGACAGCAGCCCTGGAGGACACCGGCGAAGCAGGGGGGGATTTTCACAGACACAGAGGGCTCAATGACCCAGCAAGGCAGGGATCCGCGATGGGAAAGCACTCCGAGGCGGCCGGCAGGTGGCTGGCACAGCCTTCCCGGAGGAAAGCGAGCATCCCGAGGGTCCCCGGGGGCCATGCGTGTGGCGGCACTGCCTCTCCACCTGCTCCCTCCGTGCTGCTCGCTTTGGCTCCacgccggccccggccccggtccCGCCTCCGGGCATGGGGCGGAGCGCCAGCCCcgggggaggaagaggatggagcGGGGAGGATGGAGACGGGGGAGCCCCAGGTCTGACAGTGGCATCGCCACGCTGGGACACCTCGGAGGTGACAAACGTCTGATCTGGGAGGACAAACCTGTTGCTTGACTGTTGTCCCCGCTCCGCTGTGACAACTCTGTGCTCCTGCGGGAGGAGCGGAGGGTGGCAGGGATGTGGGCACTGGTGGAGTTAAAGTGCAGGGGTCGATGTTGTCCTTGGGAAGAACGATGTTTTCCCAGGAATTGCCCCAGATGTTTCCTGAATTTCCCTTTAACATCACCCTGTCTCTCCAAAGCAGGACTGTGCATCTCCTGCTGCCCCTCACCCCATACCCCAGAGTCTCTAAGTAGGGTCTGACCCCCACTTCTGACACCCATCTCCCCAAACCACATCCCAGACCCTAGCTACTCTTAAAGGTCCCTTTTGCTCTGCCTGCAACCATGCCCCCTCTCTGCCCCATCTCACATCCTCACCAGGGGTGTCCCACTGTCTGCTGCCCAAGTGGCACTCACACCAGCACCAGAGACTGCAAGTGATGGCCTGGCACCTCCCTTTCAATGTGCGTGGTCACCACTGAGTTTATATCCCACCCAGGTCCTTGccccctgcagcagggctgagctcagcAATTTGTCCCTGGCAGCTCTTGTGCTGTCCAAGACAatgcttccttttcctcttccccagggaaggaaggggatgTGCTCTCCCTCTAAGCACACCAGAGAgtcctgcaggcacagcagcaaaatggcATCTCCAGCTTCTTCCTCCCAACATTGTTGGGCATGGCTGTACATCTCCTGTGTGCCACCTTCACCAACAAGGCGAATGAGACCAAGGAGGGTGTTCTGGGGTCATGACACAGAACATGGTGAGTGCAGCTGAGCAAGTCCTGCAGAGAGGAGGCTTTCCCCAGGGATAGGGATTATCAGAGACCCTCAAAAGGCGTCCTGAGACAAAGACCaccacagaaaggaaattttggGGTCAGCACCATGGATTGCTGCATGATGTTCCTGGTACAGTTGGATGTGGGGTAGATGACCATGACGATCCCCTTCACGTTATCTCCAGGCCACCTCACAGAGCAGCCACGAGGATACAGAGAGGCAACCAGCTATCTGGTATCATCCAGGAGGGAGATGACAGTGCACCCCCAGCTTCCCTGTGCAGCAagcatggggacagcaggatgGCAGTGCTCCACATAAGCTGCCAAAATCAGAGCACCTCCTTGGGGAGCTGCAAACTGTGGGCATTCAATCAGCatcccaaaaaataaaaataagaagtaatAAGATGGGGACCCAGGGGAAATGTGTGGGGACATGGCTCCATGTGGCTTGGACCCCCCTGGGCACATGTTAGATCATAGGACTTTAGAAAAGGGGATCAGGGCAGAGATCAAGGTCTCTCTGTTCTGTACTCCCACTGTGTCCGGACACAGACTCTCCAGGCACACACTCCCTGCAGGGCTAAAGCCATATGCTCGGTTTCCCCAGGCCTCATACACACACTTTCACCCCAGCCCTGTCCacaacttctttcttttgtaaggAAGAAACCACTGAATCcacttctcctccctcctcccatgTAGCTCTCTGAGTCTCCACGACTTCTAGCCTTCACCTGAAGCATGAATATCTCCAGAGCATCTCCTACATCGCTTTGGAGGGTAcctgcaggttttatttttagatccCTTTGAATAGCAAAGCTTCCTTACACTGatttggggcagggggagagtCCTTCACCTTCAGGCCTTACATTACTGCAGGGATGTGAAGCTGGTATGACTGATTCCCTGCCTCGTgggaatatataaaaatatatatatatttatatgggaatataaataaatactgggGTTGCTCCCATGGCTGCCCGCTGCTCCTGAACCAGAAAtgaagtgctccagccacatGCCAGGCAGATTCTATGACTCCCAGGCATCCCACAGCACTTCCCAGCCCTGGCCTAGGAGATCATCTGAGAAGGAAAGGGGGACACAAGCAGGATCCTTAATGTCCCCAACTGATTCAAAGCTACATTGTACAGAGCATGGTGCCATGATGCAGAACAGGTCATACGCAACCATGTACAAACCAGAATACACCTGACGCTAAAAGTGAGCACAGCCTGCTTCTTGTACTGAGACACTTCTTCCTTCTTgggtgccagggatgggggggagCATCTGGTACCCAGTCCTgccccggggtgggggggtgcATGGTGCAGAGACTCCATAgcgctgcagctctgctggggcacCAGGGGCAGCATGGAAAGGGCTGGTGACATCCCAGAGCAATACACACGCTGCCGTGTTGATCCCTGCTCTGGAGGGAGAAATCTTGCTCTGGGTGCCTGTTACAGGGGCTTACACAAGGTTGTTACAGCTGGTAATTAGTGCCCAGGGCTGCTAATTGCATTTTGCCTATTACCTAACCCGTGACTCATTCcttggagcaggcagcagcccccTCAGAGGCATAAAGAATGTGGGATGAGGTGTGCAGGCCAGCAGGGGGTCATTTATGTTTGCCCTGGAGCCCTCTACTTTTCACCCGTGTCCAGAACGAGTTGAGGCTGGACTTTGAAAGCCTCAGGGCAGACCAGAAGGATTAAGAGAAGGCCTGGAAGAAGCCTAGGAGCATGCACAGCAATGCTGCCTGCCGCTTGGAGAGTTGGGCAGTGCCAACCTGCCTCCCAGAAagtcttttgctttcctttccctcaggctgataacactgatggcCCAGGAAGGTGCTGGGGGACATGTGTTTATTTGGTGGGGGCTAGCAAGCACCAAGCTGGGAGCCTGGACTACGCAAAATGGGGGGCTTGCTCTTAACCATCCTCAGCC
The window above is part of the Strigops habroptila isolate Jane chromosome 3, bStrHab1.2.pri, whole genome shotgun sequence genome. Proteins encoded here:
- the MFNG gene encoding beta-1,3-N-acetylglucosaminyltransferase manic fringe, translating into MGRRLIHGLSGAAVFLVSVALLSMRHRGAQDTARYPGLREGMSQKPEQWSKVSPEGGGGRGQKDPQVHPLEEYRTEGSLTLEDIFIAVKTTKRFHQSRMELLLDTWISRAREQTYIFTDEEDDALKRRMGDHAIFTNCSAEHSHPALSCKMAAEFDAFLASGRSWFCHLDDDNYLNPQALLKLLSSYSATWDVYLGKPSLNRPIWASEMLPNNQTKSVRFWFATGGAGFCISHKLASKMVPWASGRNFLSTSELIRLPDDCTVGYIIECKVGGHLLPNTLFHSHLENLQLIPPSRLTQQVTLSYGVFENKLNVIELSGPFSPQEDPSRFRSLHCHLYPDTSWCLQLLAGDA